A single Desulfitobacterium chlororespirans DSM 11544 DNA region contains:
- the ribH gene encoding 6,7-dimethyl-8-ribityllumazine synthase, whose product MMTYEGKLIAEGLKFGIVAARFNEFITNKLVGGALDALLRHGVAESDIEIAWVPGAFEIPLVAQKMAETKKYDAIICLGAVIRGATPHFDFVSAEVSKGVAHVGLEAKLPVVFGVLTTDTIEQAIERAGTKAGNKGFDSAITAIETVNLLKMIQ is encoded by the coding sequence ATGATGACTTATGAAGGTAAACTGATTGCTGAAGGATTAAAATTTGGGATTGTCGCCGCTCGTTTCAATGAATTTATCACCAACAAACTGGTAGGAGGTGCCCTTGACGCCCTCCTCCGCCATGGTGTTGCGGAAAGCGATATTGAAATCGCCTGGGTTCCCGGAGCCTTTGAAATCCCTTTAGTTGCGCAAAAGATGGCCGAAACCAAAAAATACGATGCCATTATCTGCCTGGGAGCCGTTATTCGCGGTGCCACACCCCATTTTGACTTTGTCAGTGCCGAAGTAAGCAAAGGGGTGGCCCATGTCGGTTTAGAAGCCAAACTGCCCGTTGTTTTCGGTGTTTTAACCACAGATACCATCGAACAAGCCATTGAGCGGGCCGGAACAAAAGCCGGCAATAAAGGCTTCGATTCTGCCATCACCGCCATTGAAACCGTCAATCTTTTAAAAATGATTCAATAA
- a CDS encoding bifunctional 3,4-dihydroxy-2-butanone-4-phosphate synthase/GTP cyclohydrolase II, with translation MEFRFNTIEEAIEDIRQGKMIVVVDDEERENEGDLLMAAERATPEAINFMATYGRGLICVPMTAERIQALNLEPMVTHNTDPHGTAFTVSVDGCDCTTGISAFERANTVKVLLDPQSRPENLRRPGHIFPLKAREGGVLVRAGHTEGAVDLARLAGFQPAGVICEILKDDGTMARVPDLMEFIKKHDLKMVTIKDLIHFRRQKEKLVERVVGIELPTDFGDFKAVGYRSLLDGQEHIALVKGDVDDGEPVLVRVHSECLTGDVFHSRRCDCGEQLSAALESIQKEGRGVLLYMRQEGRGIGLLNKLKAYKLQEEGKDTVEANLALGFPADLRDYGVGAQILVDLGIRKVRLMTNNPRKIVGLEGYGLEIQERVSMEMPVKPENEHYLHTKKIKLGHYLPGVR, from the coding sequence ATGGAATTTCGCTTTAACACGATTGAAGAAGCCATCGAAGACATTCGCCAAGGCAAAATGATTGTCGTTGTGGATGACGAGGAAAGAGAAAATGAAGGGGATCTGCTGATGGCTGCAGAAAGAGCAACCCCTGAGGCGATCAATTTTATGGCCACCTATGGCCGGGGTTTAATCTGTGTCCCCATGACCGCCGAACGCATTCAAGCCTTAAACCTTGAGCCCATGGTAACCCACAATACGGATCCCCATGGAACTGCCTTTACCGTAAGTGTGGATGGCTGCGACTGCACTACGGGAATCTCCGCTTTTGAGCGGGCCAATACGGTAAAAGTCCTGCTTGATCCTCAGAGCCGCCCAGAGAATCTCCGCCGTCCCGGACATATCTTCCCTCTTAAAGCCCGGGAAGGAGGCGTCCTGGTCCGTGCCGGTCATACAGAAGGTGCTGTGGACCTTGCCCGCTTGGCAGGTTTTCAACCGGCTGGGGTCATTTGCGAAATCTTGAAAGACGACGGCACGATGGCAAGGGTTCCCGACCTCATGGAATTTATTAAAAAACACGATCTCAAAATGGTTACCATTAAAGATCTCATTCATTTCCGACGCCAAAAAGAAAAATTAGTGGAACGGGTGGTCGGCATTGAACTTCCTACAGACTTTGGGGACTTCAAAGCAGTGGGCTATCGGAGTTTATTGGATGGACAAGAGCATATTGCCCTGGTCAAGGGGGATGTGGACGATGGTGAGCCGGTGCTGGTAAGAGTCCACTCAGAATGCCTGACCGGAGATGTTTTTCATTCCCGCCGCTGTGACTGCGGCGAGCAGCTTTCTGCCGCTCTGGAAAGCATTCAAAAAGAAGGCCGGGGAGTCTTGCTCTATATGCGCCAGGAAGGCCGGGGCATTGGGCTGCTCAATAAGTTGAAGGCCTATAAATTGCAGGAAGAAGGCAAAGATACTGTGGAAGCTAATCTTGCCTTAGGTTTCCCTGCCGACCTCAGGGATTACGGCGTAGGAGCTCAGATTCTGGTGGACTTAGGCATCCGCAAGGTACGGCTGATGACCAATAATCCCCGTAAAATCGTCGGTTTGGAAGGCTATGGCCTGGAGATTCAAGAGCGTGTTTCCATGGAAATGCCGGTTAAACCGGAAAACGAACATTATCTGCACACCAAGAAAATTAAACTGGGTCATTACCTGCCCGGCGTTCGTTAA
- a CDS encoding sigma-70 family RNA polymerase sigma factor — translation MTSPNTLLADIDAQLEAARSGNQDSLNWLIQYYEPEIRKIAYKYFLNRAEYDDLLQEGRIAIYKAIVSYDPSSEIPFLHFLRMVIKRKLIDSLRAHNRQKHLNLNEAYSLNNVLADDKTDSFISFVATHDDPEKKVIALDETRLFLQGLMNGFSELELKVFRYHYLIGMKQREITQYLGVSSKSLDNTIQRIRRKVIAYRDREAVG, via the coding sequence ATGACTTCACCTAATACCCTCTTGGCAGACATCGATGCTCAACTTGAAGCCGCGCGCTCTGGCAATCAGGATTCCTTGAATTGGCTTATTCAATACTATGAACCGGAAATCCGCAAAATTGCCTATAAGTATTTTCTCAATCGAGCCGAATATGATGACTTGCTCCAGGAAGGCCGGATTGCCATATACAAAGCCATCGTATCCTACGATCCCAGCTCGGAGATTCCTTTCCTACATTTTCTCCGTATGGTGATTAAGCGCAAGCTCATTGACAGCTTGCGCGCTCATAACCGGCAGAAACACCTCAATCTCAACGAAGCTTATTCCTTGAATAATGTTTTGGCTGACGATAAGACCGATTCTTTTATAAGCTTTGTGGCCACCCATGATGATCCTGAAAAAAAGGTGATCGCTTTAGACGAAACCCGCCTTTTTTTACAGGGACTTATGAATGGTTTTTCAGAATTAGAGCTCAAAGTGTTTCGCTATCATTACCTGATCGGCATGAAGCAGCGGGAAATCACCCAATACCTTGGTGTAAGTTCTAAGTCTCTGGATAATACCATCCAAAGAATACGCCGTAA